In Janthinobacterium rivuli, a single genomic region encodes these proteins:
- a CDS encoding S41 family peptidase: protein MKISRTLAFLLFSAGLLGNAAAAAVAAVPAGSYFRFPAVRGDTVVFTAEGDLWKSNLRGGAAQRLTTHPGYETNAAISRDGQWIAFSAAYEGAQEAYVMPLAGGLPRRISYDNGGVLVLGWTAQGEVLVSTQNTDGPASRRIVAAIDPVKQTRRVFPVADANDAVLDDSGKTLFFTRFGLAMTNDNVRNYRGGAHATLWRYDLDGKGEAVRMHAEPAVLAGNNKRPMWWQGRVYYISDEGGSDNLWSMLPDGSDRRALTSHTQWDVRNAQLGDGKIVYQLGADLQVLDLAAGTESSPLPISLVSDFDQQRARQIRSPLDTLSNVQVSGKDERIILTARGKVSIAGTGSLRRVDIAIPEGARARDAVFSSDEKSVFAIVDTSGENEIWKYAADGSGKGEQLTTQGDNHRWKLYPSPDGRWLAHTDKKGRFWLLDLATRGNQLIDDAGKAGVDKHDEVQWSPDSHNLAIVRVASNEQREQIGLYNLASKQLQFVTSDRYTSGSPVFSPDGKWLYFMSARNFQLANGSPWGDRNMGPVFDKRIGVYALALQPGNRFPFQPDDELSRPGVKPAETDGEKAAEQAAEKALEKAGGKGAVKKAPAALPAIVSQGLAERLYEVPLAAGNYSALAADDKRLYFLERESGENKSSLKTLAIGNTGSKPELLVANVREFDLAQDKKHLYYRTAAATGPGEMLVIESGAKLPADLSKAKVKVDDWTFVSNPRLEWKQMFNDAWRLHRDFLYDAKMRGVNWKAARDKYAPLVERVTDRAELNDVLGMMVAEVGALHSQIRPGELRRTEQEGTPAGLGAVLARTGEGYRVEHVYRSEAELPSARAPLSRPEVDVKAGDVITAVNGKDVLAARDISDLLLNQADKQVLLQVKRSNGKGGAPRAVIVTPVNMAKQTALRYGDWELSRAEQVAAASQGRIGYLHLRAMGANDIASFARDFYANINREGLIIDVRRNNGGNIDSWIIEKLLRKAWAYWAPPGVQPSSNMQNTFRGHLVVLVDELTYSDGETFAAGIKALKLAPLVGKRTAGAGVWLSDNTRLADNGMARVAENGQFGIDGQWLIEGVGVVPDVEVENPPHATFNGADRQLEVALDMLAKKLKEQPRPAFQAQPIPALK from the coding sequence ATGAAAATTTCCCGTACTCTCGCCTTCCTGTTGTTTTCCGCCGGCTTGCTGGGTAACGCCGCCGCTGCCGCTGTTGCCGCCGTGCCTGCCGGCAGCTATTTTCGCTTTCCCGCCGTGCGCGGCGATACCGTCGTCTTCACGGCCGAAGGCGATTTGTGGAAAAGCAATCTGCGCGGTGGCGCGGCGCAGCGCCTGACCACGCATCCCGGCTATGAAACGAACGCGGCGATTTCGCGCGACGGCCAGTGGATTGCCTTTTCCGCCGCCTATGAAGGGGCGCAGGAAGCGTATGTGATGCCGCTGGCTGGCGGCTTGCCGCGCCGTATTTCGTATGACAATGGCGGCGTGTTGGTGCTGGGCTGGACGGCGCAGGGCGAGGTGCTGGTCAGCACGCAAAATACGGATGGCCCCGCTTCGCGCCGCATCGTCGCCGCCATCGATCCCGTGAAACAGACGCGGCGCGTGTTTCCCGTCGCTGACGCCAACGACGCCGTGCTCGACGACTCTGGCAAGACGCTGTTCTTCACGCGTTTCGGCCTGGCCATGACCAACGACAATGTGCGCAACTACCGGGGCGGCGCGCATGCGACCCTGTGGCGCTATGACCTCGATGGCAAGGGCGAGGCCGTGCGCATGCATGCGGAGCCTGCTGTGTTGGCTGGCAACAACAAGCGCCCCATGTGGTGGCAAGGCAGAGTCTATTACATCAGCGACGAGGGCGGCAGCGACAATCTGTGGAGCATGCTGCCGGACGGCTCCGACCGCCGCGCGTTGACGAGCCACACGCAGTGGGACGTGCGCAATGCGCAGCTGGGCGACGGCAAGATCGTGTATCAACTGGGTGCGGACCTGCAGGTGCTGGACCTGGCGGCAGGGACGGAGTCATCGCCATTGCCGATCAGCCTCGTGTCCGACTTCGACCAGCAGCGCGCGCGCCAGATCCGCTCGCCACTGGACACCCTCTCCAATGTGCAGGTGTCGGGCAAGGATGAGCGCATCATCCTCACCGCCCGCGGCAAGGTCAGCATCGCCGGCACGGGCAGTTTGCGCCGAGTCGATATCGCCATTCCCGAAGGGGCGCGGGCGCGCGACGCCGTCTTTTCCAGCGACGAGAAATCCGTCTTCGCCATCGTCGACACGAGCGGCGAGAATGAGATCTGGAAGTACGCCGCCGATGGTTCGGGCAAGGGCGAGCAGCTGACGACGCAGGGAGATAATCATCGCTGGAAACTGTATCCATCGCCGGACGGGCGCTGGCTGGCGCACACGGACAAAAAGGGCCGTTTCTGGCTGCTGGACCTGGCGACCAGGGGCAACCAGCTGATCGACGATGCGGGCAAGGCCGGCGTGGACAAGCATGACGAAGTGCAATGGTCGCCCGACAGCCATAACCTGGCCATCGTGCGCGTGGCCAGCAACGAGCAGCGCGAGCAGATCGGCTTGTACAACCTCGCATCGAAGCAGCTGCAATTCGTCACCAGCGACCGTTATACGTCCGGTTCACCCGTGTTTTCGCCCGACGGCAAGTGGTTGTATTTCATGTCGGCGCGCAATTTCCAGCTGGCCAACGGCTCGCCGTGGGGTGATCGCAACATGGGCCCCGTGTTCGACAAGCGCATCGGCGTATATGCGCTGGCGCTGCAGCCGGGCAACCGTTTCCCGTTCCAGCCCGACGACGAGCTGAGCCGTCCGGGAGTGAAACCGGCCGAAACGGATGGTGAAAAGGCGGCCGAACAGGCGGCGGAAAAAGCATTGGAAAAGGCCGGCGGCAAGGGCGCCGTGAAAAAGGCGCCAGCCGCCTTGCCTGCCATCGTCAGCCAGGGCCTGGCCGAGCGCCTGTATGAAGTGCCGCTGGCGGCGGGCAATTACAGCGCGCTGGCCGCTGACGACAAGCGCCTGTATTTCCTGGAACGGGAAAGTGGCGAGAACAAGTCCAGCCTGAAGACCTTGGCGATTGGCAATACCGGCTCCAAGCCGGAACTGCTGGTGGCCAATGTGCGCGAATTCGACCTGGCGCAGGATAAAAAGCATCTGTATTACCGTACTGCGGCCGCCACCGGCCCGGGCGAGATGCTGGTGATCGAGTCGGGCGCCAAGCTGCCGGCGGACCTGTCGAAGGCCAAGGTCAAGGTCGACGACTGGACGTTCGTGTCGAATCCGCGCCTGGAATGGAAGCAGATGTTCAACGATGCGTGGCGTTTGCACCGCGACTTCCTGTACGACGCGAAGATGCGCGGCGTGAACTGGAAGGCGGCGCGCGACAAATACGCGCCGCTGGTCGAGCGGGTCACGGACCGTGCCGAACTCAATGATGTACTCGGCATGATGGTGGCCGAAGTGGGCGCCCTGCATTCGCAGATCCGTCCCGGCGAATTGCGCCGCACGGAGCAGGAAGGCACGCCGGCGGGCCTCGGCGCCGTGCTGGCGCGCACCGGCGAGGGCTACCGGGTCGAACATGTCTACCGCAGCGAAGCGGAATTGCCCTCGGCGCGCGCGCCGCTGTCGCGCCCCGAAGTGGATGTGAAGGCGGGCGACGTGATCACGGCCGTCAACGGCAAGGACGTGCTGGCCGCGCGCGACATCAGCGATTTGCTGCTGAACCAGGCCGACAAGCAGGTGCTGCTGCAGGTCAAACGGAGTAATGGAAAAGGGGGCGCGCCGCGCGCCGTCATCGTCACGCCCGTGAACATGGCGAAACAGACGGCGCTGCGCTATGGCGACTGGGAACTGAGCCGCGCCGAGCAGGTGGCGGCCGCCTCGCAGGGACGCATCGGCTACCTGCATTTGCGCGCCATGGGCGCCAATGACATCGCCTCGTTCGCGCGCGATTTTTACGCCAACATCAACCGCGAAGGCTTGATCATCGACGTGCGGCGCAATAACGGCGGCAATATCGACAGCTGGATCATTGAAAAGCTGCTGCGCAAGGCCTGGGCCTACTGGGCGCCGCCTGGCGTGCAGCCGTCGTCGAACATGCAGAACACCTTCCGCGGCCATTTGGTGGTGCTGGTCGATGAACTCACGTATTCCGATGGCGAGACTTTCGCCGCCGGCATCAAGGCATTGAAACTGGCGCCGCTGGTGGGCAAGCGCACGGCCGGCGCCGGCGTCTGGCTCAGCGACAATACGCGCCTGGCCGACAATGGCATGGCGCGCGTGGCGGAAAACGGCCAGTTCGGCATCGACGGCCAGTGGCTGATCGAAGGCGTGGGCGTGGTGCCGGACGTCGAGGTGGAAAACCCGCCGCACGCCACCTTCAATGGCGCCGACCGCCAGCTGGAAGTGGCGCTCGACATGCTGGCGAAAAAGCTCAAGGAGCAGCCGCGCCCCGCTTTCCAGGCGCAGCCGATTCCCGCGCTGAAATAG
- a CDS encoding LytR/AlgR family response regulator transcription factor, translating into MNGSPLKVMLVDDERLARAELRRLLAPHVQQGVVEIVGEAASAADAVAQIGKLRPDLLLLDVQMPGGSGFDLLAALDDAPDVIFCTAFDQYALQAFEVSALDYLQKPVQAARLATALARAGARAQAVPPPAPRKVFIKDGERCWFVAFDDIRLLESEGNYTRVHFGAERPLMLRTLNQLEEKLDPALFLRANRRQIVNLAQVARLAPNAADGLALHLQDGSVVEVSRRRAQQFKAACGL; encoded by the coding sequence ATGAACGGATCGCCGCTGAAGGTAATGCTGGTCGATGACGAGCGCCTGGCGCGCGCCGAGCTGCGGCGGCTGCTGGCGCCGCATGTGCAGCAAGGCGTCGTGGAGATCGTGGGCGAGGCGGCCAGCGCGGCCGACGCCGTCGCGCAGATCGGCAAGCTGCGCCCCGACCTGCTGCTGCTCGACGTGCAGATGCCGGGCGGCTCCGGCTTCGACCTGCTGGCCGCGCTCGATGATGCGCCCGACGTCATCTTTTGCACGGCCTTCGACCAGTACGCGCTGCAGGCGTTCGAGGTCAGCGCCCTCGACTACCTGCAAAAACCCGTGCAGGCGGCGCGCCTGGCCACGGCGCTGGCGCGTGCCGGTGCGCGGGCGCAAGCCGTGCCGCCGCCCGCGCCGCGCAAGGTCTTCATCAAGGACGGGGAACGCTGCTGGTTCGTGGCGTTTGACGATATCCGCCTGCTGGAATCGGAAGGCAACTACACGCGCGTGCATTTCGGTGCAGAGCGTCCGCTGATGCTGCGCACCCTGAACCAGCTGGAAGAAAAGCTCGATCCTGCCCTGTTCCTGCGCGCCAACCGGCGCCAGATCGTCAACCTGGCACAGGTGGCGCGGCTGGCGCCAAATGCCGCCGATGGCCTAGCCCTGCACCTGCAGGACGGCAGCGTGGTCGAGGTGTCGCGCCGCCGCGCGCAGCAGTTCAAGGCCGCCTGCGGCCTGTAG
- a CDS encoding sensor histidine kinase encodes MNTPLQRPPLLARINWYWTFQLAGWGALTLFNSVYGGSTQLRTVVTIAGWGSLGGLLLSHLWHGVLQRRGWAAKGLRWTRIVPSLIVLAAIQTASVASAFHVMYPPHTIRGIAWLPGALLFWFGVFLTWTVFYFTALSLRRASRFEAEALRLEVLAKDAQLRALQAQVNPHFFFNSLNSVRALIFEDREAAAHMIDQLAGLMRHALQSSQHATVPLAAELDAVRAYLAIEQSRFEERLRVSFDILPGLEHARVPPMALQTLVENAVKYGVEASAEGGDIRIAARRGADTDMLRIEVANTGELRGASGSTGIGLRNARQRLQLACGERASLELRQQAGWVYATIDLPEPA; translated from the coding sequence GTGAACACGCCCTTGCAACGGCCGCCGCTGCTGGCCAGGATCAACTGGTACTGGACCTTCCAGCTGGCCGGCTGGGGCGCGCTCACCCTGTTCAACAGCGTGTATGGCGGCTCCACGCAGCTGCGCACCGTCGTGACGATTGCCGGCTGGGGCTCGCTGGGCGGGCTGCTGCTGTCGCACCTGTGGCATGGCGTCCTGCAGCGGCGCGGCTGGGCGGCGAAAGGTCTGCGCTGGACACGCATCGTGCCGTCGCTGATCGTGCTGGCCGCCATCCAGACGGCCAGCGTGGCGAGCGCCTTCCACGTCATGTATCCGCCGCACACCATTCGCGGCATCGCCTGGCTGCCCGGCGCCCTGCTGTTCTGGTTCGGGGTATTCCTGACCTGGACGGTGTTCTACTTCACCGCGCTGTCGCTGCGCCGCGCCAGCCGCTTCGAGGCCGAGGCGCTGCGCCTGGAAGTGCTGGCCAAGGACGCCCAGTTGCGCGCCCTGCAGGCGCAAGTCAATCCGCATTTCTTCTTCAACAGCCTCAATAGCGTGCGCGCACTGATCTTCGAAGACCGCGAAGCGGCCGCGCACATGATCGACCAGCTGGCCGGCCTGATGCGCCACGCGCTGCAGTCCAGCCAGCACGCCACGGTGCCGCTGGCGGCAGAACTGGACGCCGTGCGCGCCTACCTGGCCATCGAACAGAGTCGCTTCGAGGAACGCCTGCGCGTCAGCTTCGACATTCTCCCCGGCCTGGAGCACGCGCGCGTGCCGCCCATGGCCCTGCAAACGCTGGTGGAAAACGCCGTCAAATACGGCGTCGAAGCGAGCGCCGAGGGCGGCGACATCCGCATCGCGGCGCGCCGCGGCGCCGACACGGACATGCTGCGGATCGAGGTGGCCAATACGGGTGAGCTGCGCGGCGCATCCGGCTCCACCGGCATCGGCCTGCGCAATGCGCGCCAGCGCCTGCAACTGGCCTGCGGCGAGCGCGCCAGCCTGGAACTGCGCCAGCAGGCGGGCTGGGTATATGCCACCATCGACTTGCCGGAGCCGGCATGA
- the clpA gene encoding ATP-dependent Clp protease ATP-binding subunit ClpA, whose translation MIAQELEVSLHMAFVEARQARHEFITVEHLLLALLDNPSAAEVLRACAVNIEDLRKTLTNFIGDNTPTVPGTGEVDTQPTLGFQRVIQRAIMHVQSASNGKKEVTGANVLVAIFGEKDSHAVYYLHQQGVTRLDVVNFISHGVRKDQSTESAKASEGVEEAPVDGQPKESPLDQFTQNLNKAAAEGKIDPLIGREEEVDRVIQILCRRRKNNPLLVGEAGVGKTAIAEGLAYRITQSDVPEILQNAVVYSLDMGALLAGTKYRGDFEQRLKAVLKQLKDNPNGILFIDEIHTIIGAGSASGGTLDASNLLKPALANGQLKCIGATTYTEFRGVFEKDHALSRRFQKVDVNEPTVEQTVQILRGLKSRFEEHHGVKYSASALSTAAELAARFINDRHLPDKAIDVIDEAGAAQRILPKSKQKKTIGKAEIEDIIAKIARIPPQTVNQDDRSKLQTIDRDLRNVVFGQDPAIDALASAIKMARAGLGKTDKPIGSFLFSGPTGVGKTEVAKQLAFILGIELIRFDMSEYMERHAVSRLIGAPPGYVGFDQGGLLTEAITKKPHAVLLLDEIEKAHPDIFNILLQVMDHGTLTDNNGRKADFRNVIIIMTTNAGAESLQKTSIGFTNSKQAGDEMADIKRMFTPEFRNRIDATISFRSLDQEIILRVVDKFLMQLEEQLHEKKVEAVFTEKLRAFLGKKGFDPLMGARPMARLIQDMIRKALADELLFGRLVTGGRVTVDLDDKDQVLLEFPEPPDAAPTAAPETVEVE comes from the coding sequence ATGATTGCGCAGGAATTAGAAGTAAGTTTGCACATGGCGTTTGTCGAAGCTCGGCAGGCACGGCACGAATTCATCACGGTTGAGCATTTACTGCTGGCACTGCTGGACAATCCCTCCGCTGCCGAGGTGTTGCGTGCCTGCGCGGTCAATATAGAGGACCTGCGCAAGACCCTCACCAATTTCATCGGCGATAACACGCCGACCGTGCCTGGCACGGGCGAAGTCGACACCCAGCCGACGCTTGGTTTCCAGCGCGTGATCCAGCGTGCCATCATGCACGTCCAGTCCGCCTCGAATGGCAAGAAGGAAGTCACGGGCGCCAATGTGCTGGTGGCCATCTTCGGCGAAAAGGATTCGCATGCGGTCTACTACCTGCACCAGCAGGGCGTGACGCGCCTGGACGTGGTCAATTTCATTTCGCACGGCGTGCGCAAGGACCAGTCGACGGAAAGCGCGAAAGCCTCCGAAGGCGTGGAAGAAGCGCCTGTCGATGGCCAGCCGAAGGAAAGCCCGCTCGACCAGTTCACGCAAAACCTGAACAAGGCCGCTGCCGAAGGCAAGATCGACCCGCTGATCGGGCGCGAGGAAGAAGTCGACCGCGTGATCCAGATCCTGTGCCGCCGCCGCAAGAACAATCCGCTGCTGGTAGGCGAGGCGGGCGTGGGCAAGACGGCCATCGCCGAAGGCCTCGCTTACCGCATCACGCAAAGCGATGTGCCGGAAATCCTGCAGAATGCCGTCGTGTATTCGCTGGACATGGGCGCCTTGCTGGCCGGTACCAAATACCGCGGCGACTTCGAACAGCGCCTGAAGGCTGTGCTCAAGCAATTGAAGGACAATCCGAACGGCATCCTGTTCATCGACGAAATCCACACCATCATCGGTGCGGGTTCGGCGTCGGGCGGCACCCTGGACGCGTCCAACCTGCTGAAACCGGCACTGGCGAATGGTCAATTGAAATGCATCGGCGCGACCACGTACACGGAATTCCGCGGCGTGTTCGAGAAAGACCATGCGCTCTCCCGCCGCTTCCAGAAAGTGGACGTCAACGAGCCGACCGTCGAGCAAACCGTGCAAATCTTGCGCGGCCTCAAATCGCGCTTCGAAGAGCACCATGGCGTGAAATACTCGGCCTCGGCCCTGTCGACGGCGGCCGAACTGGCGGCGCGCTTCATCAACGACCGCCATCTGCCCGACAAGGCGATCGACGTCATCGATGAAGCAGGCGCGGCGCAGCGCATCCTGCCGAAGTCGAAGCAAAAGAAAACCATCGGCAAGGCCGAGATCGAGGACATCATTGCCAAGATCGCGCGCATTCCGCCGCAAACGGTCAACCAGGACGACCGCAGCAAGCTGCAGACGATCGACCGCGATTTGCGTAATGTTGTCTTCGGGCAAGATCCCGCCATCGACGCGCTGGCGTCGGCCATCAAGATGGCGCGTGCCGGTCTGGGCAAGACGGACAAGCCGATCGGTTCCTTCCTGTTCTCCGGTCCGACCGGCGTCGGCAAGACCGAAGTGGCGAAACAGCTGGCCTTCATCCTCGGTATCGAGCTGATCCGTTTCGACATGTCGGAATACATGGAACGGCACGCCGTCAGCCGTTTGATCGGCGCGCCACCGGGCTACGTTGGTTTCGACCAGGGCGGCTTGCTGACGGAAGCGATCACCAAGAAGCCGCATGCGGTCTTGCTGCTCGATGAAATTGAAAAAGCCCATCCGGACATTTTCAATATCTTGCTGCAAGTGATGGATCATGGCACCTTGACGGACAACAATGGCCGCAAAGCCGATTTCCGCAACGTGATCATCATCATGACGACCAATGCGGGCGCGGAAAGCTTGCAAAAGACGTCGATCGGCTTCACCAACTCGAAGCAGGCGGGCGACGAGATGGCCGACATCAAGCGCATGTTCACGCCGGAGTTCCGCAACCGTATCGACGCGACCATCAGCTTCCGCTCGCTGGACCAGGAAATCATCCTGCGCGTGGTCGACAAGTTCCTGATGCAGCTGGAAGAGCAGTTGCACGAGAAAAAGGTCGAAGCCGTGTTTACCGAAAAGCTGCGTGCTTTCCTCGGCAAGAAAGGTTTCGATCCGCTCATGGGTGCGCGTCCGATGGCACGTTTGATCCAGGACATGATCCGCAAGGCCCTGGCCGACGAACTGTTGTTTGGCCGCCTGGTCACCGGCGGACGGGTCACCGTCGACCTCGACGACAAGGACCAGGTCTTGCTGGAATTCCCGGAACCGCCAGACGCGGCGCCGACGGCTGCGCCGGAAACGGTGGAAGTCGAGTAA
- a CDS encoding alpha/beta fold hydrolase produces MKRTLQTLILSSALLAAGASQAAAPKAFTVEVTGQGRPLILIPGLASSGEVWQGTVARLCGPQAARQCHVLTLAGFAGAAPIEGDLLAQAEQQLADYIGTQKLGQPAIIGHSLGGFLALKMAIDHPAQTGKLVIVDSLPALGATQLPSITPPQLQAMATQMQSAMRAQDGATYAASQRRAVTSMASAPADVERIIGWGQRSDRETVIKAMGTLMASDLRQDVAKIKSPTLVLGTWIAYKDFAPRAAIEATFQQQYAQLPGVQVALADTARHFIMYDQPDWMHARIEQFLD; encoded by the coding sequence ATGAAACGAACACTGCAAACCTTGATCTTATCTAGTGCCCTGCTGGCGGCAGGCGCCAGCCAGGCCGCCGCCCCCAAGGCCTTCACGGTCGAAGTCACCGGACAAGGCCGGCCGCTGATCCTGATTCCCGGCCTGGCGTCGTCCGGCGAAGTGTGGCAAGGCACGGTGGCGCGCCTGTGCGGCCCACAAGCCGCACGCCAATGCCACGTGCTGACACTGGCCGGCTTTGCCGGCGCGGCGCCCATCGAAGGCGACTTGCTGGCGCAGGCGGAGCAGCAACTGGCCGACTACATCGGCACCCAAAAACTGGGCCAGCCGGCCATCATCGGACATAGTCTGGGCGGCTTCCTGGCCCTGAAAATGGCCATCGACCATCCGGCGCAAACGGGCAAGCTGGTGATCGTCGACTCGCTGCCGGCGCTGGGCGCGACGCAACTGCCCTCCATCACGCCGCCCCAGCTGCAAGCCATGGCGACGCAGATGCAATCGGCCATGCGCGCGCAGGATGGCGCCACCTACGCCGCCAGCCAGCGCCGCGCCGTGACCAGCATGGCCAGCGCGCCGGCCGACGTGGAACGCATCATCGGCTGGGGCCAGCGCTCGGACCGCGAGACGGTGATCAAGGCCATGGGCACCCTGATGGCCAGCGACCTGCGCCAGGACGTGGCGAAAATCAAATCGCCGACCCTGGTGCTGGGCACCTGGATCGCCTACAAGGACTTTGCGCCGCGCGCCGCCATCGAGGCTACCTTCCAGCAGCAGTATGCACAGCTGCCCGGCGTACAAGTCGCGCTGGCCGACACGGCGCGCCACTTCATCATGTACGACCAGCCGGACTGGATGCATGCGCGCATCGAACAGTTCCTGGACTAG
- the prpR gene encoding propionate catabolism operon regulatory protein PrpR yields MRRPPQPPLDHRDKPVIWTVSVSRLFDLFRDITLEYDDLATIEPINLGFDDAVRHIRERMATERCDAVIAAGSNGAYLKGRLSVPVIIAKASGYDVMQALARARRISPHIGVVTYQDPMPELAEFAATFGFQIAQRTYATEEDARAQINELKAAGVKAVVGAGLVTDLAEEAGLAAVFVYSATAIRRAFDDALELARLTQIESTRGRRAVVADTLRARHGLHDLRGESEAMEALRQSVVLYARSPATVLIQGETGSGKELVAQAIHRESPRSLGANRPFIAINCGAIAESLLESELFGHEDGAFTGARRGGHAGLFEAANHGTLFLDEIGEMPLALQTRLLRVLEEREVVRVGGTRPIAINVRIISATHCDLEQRIREGRFRADLFYRLAVLRLHLPALRERASDIPGLAEWSLKNALAALGARPHPNLHAEIQACAPLLRRYDWPGNVRELRNLAERLALFLAAEPLQALTPAFVLGVAPELGNAAGTALPLAPAAAAVTAAPRPEDESASAVLARFGGRRDAAAHYLGISRTTLWRRLRSG; encoded by the coding sequence ATGCGCCGCCCTCCCCAACCTCCGCTCGACCACCGCGACAAACCCGTCATCTGGACCGTCTCCGTCTCGCGGCTGTTCGACCTGTTCCGCGACATCACGCTCGAATACGACGACCTGGCGACGATCGAACCGATCAACCTCGGTTTCGACGACGCCGTGCGCCACATCCGCGAACGCATGGCCACCGAGCGCTGCGACGCCGTCATCGCGGCCGGTTCCAACGGCGCCTACCTGAAAGGCCGGCTGTCGGTCCCCGTCATCATCGCCAAGGCCAGCGGCTACGACGTGATGCAGGCGCTGGCGCGCGCGCGGCGCATCTCGCCGCACATCGGCGTCGTCACCTACCAGGACCCGATGCCGGAACTGGCCGAATTTGCCGCCACCTTCGGCTTCCAGATCGCGCAGCGCACCTACGCCACCGAGGAAGACGCGCGCGCGCAGATCAATGAACTCAAGGCGGCCGGCGTCAAGGCCGTCGTCGGCGCGGGGCTCGTCACCGACCTGGCCGAAGAGGCCGGACTGGCCGCCGTCTTCGTGTATTCGGCCACGGCCATCCGGCGCGCCTTCGACGACGCGCTGGAACTGGCGCGCCTGACGCAGATCGAATCGACCCGGGGACGCCGCGCGGTGGTGGCCGACACCCTGCGCGCGCGCCACGGCCTGCACGATCTGCGCGGCGAATCGGAAGCGATGGAAGCGCTGCGCCAGTCGGTGGTGCTGTATGCCCGCTCGCCGGCGACGGTGCTGATCCAGGGCGAAACGGGCAGCGGCAAGGAACTGGTGGCGCAGGCGATCCACCGCGAAAGCCCGCGCAGCCTGGGCGCAAACCGCCCCTTCATCGCCATCAATTGCGGTGCCATCGCCGAGTCCTTGCTGGAATCGGAACTGTTCGGCCACGAGGACGGCGCCTTCACGGGCGCGCGCCGGGGCGGCCATGCGGGCCTGTTCGAAGCGGCCAACCACGGCACCCTGTTCCTCGACGAAATCGGCGAAATGCCGCTGGCCCTGCAAACGCGCCTGCTGCGCGTGCTGGAAGAGCGCGAAGTGGTGCGCGTGGGCGGCACGCGGCCCATCGCCATCAATGTGCGCATCATCAGCGCCACGCATTGCGACCTGGAGCAACGCATCCGCGAAGGCCGCTTCCGCGCCGACCTGTTCTACCGCCTGGCCGTGCTGCGCCTGCATTTGCCCGCCTTGCGCGAACGCGCCAGCGACATTCCTGGCCTCGCCGAGTGGTCGCTGAAAAACGCGCTGGCCGCGCTGGGTGCCCGTCCGCACCCCAACCTGCATGCGGAAATCCAGGCTTGCGCGCCGCTGCTGCGCCGCTACGACTGGCCCGGCAACGTGCGCGAACTGCGCAACCTGGCCGAGCGCCTGGCCCTGTTCCTGGCCGCCGAACCGCTGCAGGCGCTCACCCCCGCCTTCGTGCTGGGCGTGGCGCCGGAACTGGGCAACGCTGCCGGCACGGCACTGCCGCTGGCGCCGGCCGCCGCAGCTGTGACCGCCGCGCCGCGCCCGGAAGACGAAAGCGCCAGCGCCGTGCTGGCGCGCTTCGGCGGACGCCGCGATGCCGCCGCCCACTACCTCGGCATCAGCCGCACCACCCTGTGGCGCCGCCTGCGCAGCGGCTGA
- a CDS encoding phytanoyl-CoA dioxygenase family protein, with the protein MDDWPHLHELWQRCTGHAGATGNQGLARDHQDIKALYARGISMEDAMQFLFQQRPTLEAFQAWLAGRTRVRPAHAASAHQDVLSAAELRHFEEHGYLVLRGAVPRAQCEAARAAIWDYLDASPDDAASWYRPHPGKRGLMLQFSDHPALEENRHNAHIRHACQQLYDTGIGTGTGTGIYASIDKVSFNPPQTPQHSFPGSALHWDVSLQLPIPFKLQGMLYLSDCPAQHGAFHCVPGFQHHMAGWLRQVPPGRQPREWAVDNLRPVPVEGMAGDFIIWHQALPHCATPNHGPAPRMVQYLTYLPDHCQDQDVWI; encoded by the coding sequence ATGGACGACTGGCCTCACTTGCACGAATTATGGCAACGCTGCACGGGACACGCTGGCGCGACCGGCAACCAGGGACTGGCGCGCGACCACCAGGACATCAAGGCGCTGTACGCGCGCGGCATTTCCATGGAAGACGCCATGCAGTTCCTGTTCCAGCAGCGCCCTACCCTGGAAGCTTTCCAGGCGTGGCTGGCTGGCCGCACGCGCGTGCGCCCGGCGCACGCCGCCAGCGCGCACCAGGACGTGCTGTCCGCCGCCGAGCTGCGCCATTTCGAGGAGCACGGCTATCTGGTGCTGCGCGGCGCCGTGCCACGCGCGCAGTGCGAGGCAGCCCGGGCAGCCATCTGGGACTATCTGGACGCCAGTCCCGATGATGCCGCGTCGTGGTACCGGCCGCACCCGGGCAAGCGGGGCCTGATGCTGCAGTTTTCCGACCATCCGGCCCTCGAGGAAAACCGCCACAATGCGCACATCCGCCACGCCTGTCAGCAGCTATATGACACCGGCATCGGCACTGGCACTGGCACCGGCATCTACGCCAGCATCGACAAGGTCAGCTTCAATCCGCCGCAAACGCCGCAGCACAGCTTCCCTGGCAGCGCCCTGCACTGGGACGTCAGCCTGCAACTGCCGATTCCCTTCAAGCTGCAAGGCATGCTGTACCTGAGCGACTGTCCGGCGCAGCACGGCGCCTTTCACTGCGTGCCCGGCTTCCAGCACCACATGGCCGGCTGGCTGCGGCAAGTGCCGCCGGGCCGCCAGCCGCGCGAATGGGCCGTCGACAATTTGCGGCCCGTGCCCGTCGAAGGCATGGCCGGCGATTTCATCATCTGGCACCAGGCGCTGCCCCACTGCGCAACGCCCAACCACGGCCCGGCGCCGCGCATGGTGCAGTACCTGACCTACCTTCCCGACCATTGCCAGGACCAGGATGTGTGGATATGA